The Macadamia integrifolia cultivar HAES 741 chromosome 4, SCU_Mint_v3, whole genome shotgun sequence genome contains the following window.
GATTATTATTACCTTGTGAAGCTGCTATGGTATTGGGTATTGATGAAGAGAATGGGGCCTCAACTATTCAAGTGCTACCCAGCCCGTTATTTCTTTGGTCACAAGGTATCTCAGAAGCGTTATCTTTAACTTTGTTTAACTAGTGATGTAGTTGTTCCATGGCGTGTTTGGTTCTGGGTAGCCATTTATTGGGATAATGTATCTGGTTTCATTTCCAAACATTTGATGACTATTGTTTGTTTGGCTTCTTCAGGTGCTTACTTTTAGTGTGTTGTTTTCTTTTGGATGTGATATGCTTATCTATTTATGTAATATGTTTTACGGTAGAAGATGCATAGTTTTGTTAATCATCATCAAAGGGGCAACACTACCCTATGGATTATGTACATGAGAAACTTGATATGGTGAAATACACAGTTAAGTAAGGATCCTAACATTGATTGTTACTATTACTtgctgatatatatatatatatatatattttaaaggtTACAGTTCCACCATGCATTCTTGACTCTTGAACTGCTCagcctttctctttttatataCCATATAAAGGAAGTGGTTTTTGACATTTAACTTCAAGTACAGCTATACTTTTTACATGTTATTGGTTGTGAACCTTTTTACAGCAAGTTTTGCTTCATGCAATCAACAATGTACCTTGGCTGTTAACCTAGTTCAATCAAAGTAGAGGCATCATGTCATTGCTAATCATTATTGTGTCATTGGTGATGCGATGTTTTTTAATGCTTTGGGAAGGAATtctgattttccttcttttttgccCCAGGCCACAAGTGCTGGCTTGAAAGAACAGGAGGCAATCAACTTCttggagaagaaaatgaaaaatgatccTGCATTCTCTTATGAAGATACTGTACAGGTAAAATTACCTTTTCTTGAAAGACTTTTATAAGTCTTAAATTGATGCCTGAAAAGCcatggagaagaggaagattCCTTGTCTGTAAAACACTAACAGTATAAATGAAGAATAGCTCACGCTCCAATGAGTCTAATCTCATTTTTAGCACCCTCCCATCAGGTGTTGGTCTGGGCCTTGGATGGCCCCCATAAACCTATAGCCCAAGCATCATATGGATTTACCCCCAAAAAATTGCAGGTTTTAGTTTCATTGATCAAATTTAGAGGTGTCAAAAAATCCCTTGAACCCATGTTCCAGTGGATTTTTAAACAAATCACCTTACTAATAATGTAGTTAATAAGAAATTCATGTTGAGATCCTGCCATTTCATGAGACTAATCAGTTGCATTCCCTTGCTTGTGAAATATATGATACTTTTATAGATCTTCAACAAGAACttgatttgtattttttattttttcaggtTCTTGCATGGATCTTCCTTCTACTTATCCACTCGGGGATTGACCTAGGTACCATGGTGTGTGaacttttattttgaaaaacttaTTATGATACTATGTTACTGTGGATATGGGATTTTTTTGTCTccatgatgacaatttggtttgTTACATATTTTGTTCTAACTGAActttttatagggaatggatAGTTATTTATCAGATTTTTGTGTATTTTCTTGTGAAAACCTATTAATTTTTAATCATATCCAGAACGAGAACAAGGAATCTAAGCATTTGCTTCAACAAGTTACATAATgagataaataaacaataatattaattaaaaaaaaaacatttagcGGCGTTTACTAATAAACGCCACTATAGGTCTTCtgtcttaaaataaaaaaaagcatttcTTGTAGTGGTGTTTATTAACACATGCCATTATATGTTcttttatttaagaaaataaaaaaatatttggcggCGTTTAATAAAAAAAGGCCACTATATGCAATATTTTAGCGGTGTTTATTAAAAAACGCCATCGAAGTCTTTTAGTAGCATTTATTTATAAACGCCACCGAAGGGATTTTACGGTGGCGTTTACCAAATACACCGTGGTTCTTTTGCAGTGGTGGATATAATGGCGTTTTCTATAAACGCGGTGTTTAAAAACGCCGCCGTAGAtcacttttcttgtagtgatGATTTACTCCATTATGCAATATTGCTACAGCCCGGCCGATCATTGATGAGGAGATATTGATCGAGACAGCACAAATTAGGATATTAGATTCTTGAATGTCTACTATAGGAGAGTTGGGTGCATGTGTAAATACCCgtttctccaatgcttgaggTTTTGATGTGAGAATGGAATCGATCCATTTTATGGCAGGTTCAAGTATTTGGTTTGGATTTGCTTTATCCTTATTAAAAATAACCCGatttctttgtttccaaatATATTAACATAAAATTATATTAGATGAGAAAAATACTAAAGAATGTCACGTGGAAGGAAATTTGagtttaaaaaaatacaaaatcatATGCTGAAAGGAAGTAGCATGGAGGATGTCTGTGTGAAGGCCCAAAGGGCTAGCTGCTGAAATTCTTTTGGTAAACTGTCATGATAGGAAAATATGCCAATTAAGGGGTTTCATGTTGCTTGTGACAGAAGACGCATATATTCTCCAATGGCATTCATTTGCCCAACACATCCAGTGTTGGGATTCCTCCATAAGAAACTctaaatctccaaaaaaaaatttaaattttggatAGAGATGGAGTTTTCATAAGAAATGCCACCAATGTGAATATAGATACAAGCACGAATACCTGTTGGATGAATCAGTGGGATTAGTAAGAACACTAGAATTCAAAAAATGAACCGCCCTTTTAGTGGTAAATCGACACAATTTTGAGATTGTACACCACCAATGGTCCTGTTGGGAGCTAATATTCATATTCAAAATTGAATTAACAGTTtgcaaaggaaagaaaggagaagactTGTATTCCATACATTACCAGCCATTAAAATTGCAAACCTTCTCCTTCGATAAATGCGATGGAATTGGAGTTGTCGATTCACCAAGTAGTTTGGATGAAGCTGGTAACCATGGGTCCCACTAGACATCCGTATTGAATCAATTCCCAATAAGTCTCCGGACCATAGTGGAAAGGGGTTGGGATAATATATGCTATGTAGGTCCAAACCCATGACCCTTTCTTTTTCATGGTCAAGGGATGAAAGAGAGATCTTTTCGGGAAGTACTTGGCAGAGAGCACGTGGGCCCACATAGCGTTGGGTTCATTTAACAATCACCatccaagttttaaaagaaGGGCTTTATTCTGGGTTTTGGCCGAGTGGATGTCCAGCCCCCTGAGACATTTAGGTTGCTTGCTCGTTTTCCTTTTTCCACCTTTCTTTAgccctctcccttcctctcctcAGCCATTTTGGGTTAAGAAGATGTGAACGCGCCTTTCTCTCTATAAGAACGGCACATTCTGAGATGTGAAGTGGGAGAGATCCAAATTTCTCCAAGGGGTTTTGAATAAGATGaccttttcatttttcatttttttccttttcatattgaaTAAGTAAATCTTGTACCAACCAATTAGATgagttttccttttcccttggGGATTCCCATTCCAAAACTTTGGACAGATGGAGTCAAGTTTTGTACCATTAGCCACTAAGAAGGATGACATGAGGACGGTGGATGTAGAAGCAAGAGTGGATTGGAGGACTGTGTGACCTGCAAAAGATAGCATATTAGATTTCCAATTCGATAATTTACCCTTTATTCTATTGAGGAGCCCATGAAAGCTTTTGCTTTTAGCTCGGGGGTGCAATAGTTGAGTGCCAAGGTAGGTTGAGTCGTTCGACCTCTCTTTAATACCAATTAAGTCACACAAGCCTTTCCTTAAGGAAGTCGGGACATTGGAGCTAAATGTTAAGCCACTTTTCTTGTGGTTGATGGTAAGTCCAGAAATATTTCCGAGAAGATTTCCAGAATACCGTTTATAGCTAGAATGTCTGATTCAGTGGCACGGCAAAAAATGAAAGTATCATCTGCAAAGAACAAATGTGAAATTTCAGGGGCAGACTGAGCCACCTTGAATTAATCGAGACAATGAATTAGTCCTTACCCTCAAATCTTTTTGCCTATCAAACTATGATTCATAGAAATAGTATTACTCTCTCAGGCTTTGATGTAGATAAACACTTTAAAATAGtttaatgataaaaataaaaaataaaaaaaaacccacttatgggaaaaagaatgctacctggtcATGTCCCCCATGCCCAAACACAGCCCTTATGAATTGACTGTCTTGCcctttacaaaataaaaaccctaattttgttGATGTTCTTGTGTATCCCCTCATTggccctcaagttggtgcaagGATCATTCAACCAGGTAGCATTCTCcatctttattttactttcaaatccaaaaattttggttgtaaagtaaaataaatataatatctaCATTTTAGATGATTCAGAGTTGGTTTCACAACAATGTTATGTACAATTATAAAAGTTTTTATCTTAGTTTTGaattaatttcacttttttcttttttcttcattacaCTTACAACCAGATGGAGCAGTatgaatattatttttcattgcCATGGCTAATCTAAACCATCCATGTTTTAATGGATTCCTATAAATATTTGCCATTGTCATAGTCTCATAGATGATAGAAGCTGGTCAATCATTTACTTAAGGTGACAAGAGAACCAAGGTTGCTTACCTGTTTTCAAATCCATTTGTGAGTAAGAATTAAACACATACCCTGCAGCGCCCCCTCTGCTCAGTATTTTTTAGTTTGTTATGAATGTATTAATTAGAGTTCTACTCTGTTTTGCTTCAAAATCTGAATTCTAGTAGGTCATCTGTTCCCTGAAATTTTGATCTGTTTCTGTTGAGTTTGAGTTTCTGAAACCTTAGCTACTAGTAATCCTACAGCATTCTGACTTCTCTGCAGATCGCTACTCTGTCATCAGAATTCTATCAAATTCTTCTATTATATAGACTACTGTTCCGAGCTCTCTGTCTTGAGATATAAACAAACTTTCTCTACATTCTCACCTTATCGTTTATATTCTATGTTCTGTGATCCTGTCAGTATTAATAACTCATAGGATTTTCTGGCTCAGAATTAGTTTACATTACACATTTGTTCTTTTCTTGTATGCTTCATCCTTTCCTATGACATTATGGAAACTGAAATTTTGTAACTATGATGCCCCTCGTTACAAGCTCCATTTCACACGTATAGATAGCTAATGCTTTAGTAAAGTTCTATAAAGTTTATTCAATATGGAGAAAAAAACTGGCATAacaactgatttttttttttttattcacggACACTGCAGAAGATTTGAGTATGTTAAGCTAAGGGGCAGCTGAAGTAAGATTACAAATTCTGATGAACCCAAAATTAGTGGGTAAAATGAAAACTGAAGTTAAGATTCTTGTTTGACCTACACGAGAATACCACAGGCCTAAAAACTAATTCTTAACCAAATGCTTTATTAGAAATGAGAAATTGGCAAATTCTTCAGTTCGAGCAAAATGCAAGCAAAGTATACAATGTCGGGCAGAACAATACTgagaacaaaataaataatataagtcCAAGAAAGAACAAAACATTGGCAAGTGCAGACTTGGAGCAAGAGGGTCAATGCTTTATAAAAGGAGTACCTAATGCACGAAGCTCCCGCTATGCAAAGTCTGAGGACAGGCATATGCAGAATAAAGCAACCTTACCATTTCTCCAAGGCCTGCCTCTGCGGTCAATGGTTTATGTTCCACTTAAATTTAAAACCCATATATCGATTAATCTTCACGTCAATTATACATCTAAGAAAATAGTACCCATATCATTGAGTCTACAATCTCAACTATCATACATTTTTCTAAGAACTAAGGctctttttggtttgatttcaatttcgcATTAGGGGCTAATTCCAAATTTTTAACTCTCTCCTTCCCCGAGTGGCACCTTACCTTCCAACTATTCTTGCTGGAGTTTGATCTCCTCCCTACAACCTGCCCCCACCCTTACTCACCTTGTAACTCCCTCCCGCCCTGGTTACTCCCTCACCCCTACTCGCAAACCCGTCCCTGGCtaccctctctcccctccccaccGCCCTCACCCTCGCCCTCGCCCTCGCCCGCACCCTCACACTTGCCGTTGCCCAGCTCCCTACGAATCAACCCCACCCGGCTTGCAAACTGCCCTCTCACAGCCCAACCCTCACCCTGAACCTTACAAACTGCCACACCCCTTGGTTCTGCTATTGCTGCCACCCTAgcgaatctctctctctcaaatgtgAAAGAAATCGAAAATGGAATGCAATAGACAAACACTTTTGATTTCATGACCAAAAACCTATTTGTtaacttatttttagaaaccGTACTGAAATCAAAATCCCACCAAATAGAGAGCGTAAGCAATTGAATTTTCCTACAAAATAAAGAGGCCAACAATGGCAATATTATGGACCTCAACGcttttcaaatgaaaaaatgaatcaATAAGAAAGTAGCTAAAGAACTTCAACACAAAGAGATGTATAGATCTATTCAAACCTCACCTCCATCAGTTAACAAAGATACAAAGTAATGAGCATTGTCAAGTAATCTTACAAGAAAGGGTACACTATGATGCACTACGAATGTGAATCATCAAAGGAACAAAGACATCCTTTCTTCCATTGAGCATTGATCATAGTACAGATAAATCATCAGCATCTGCTTTTAATACTTGTATTTCATTTTGCAGACAACAACGACATAAATCATTACTATCACCACTTTGCCATAAGTGGAAATAGAGATAACAAATATCAAGATCCATATGCACTGGAAAATTCTCACACAAACTGATATAGAACAATTCACTTAACAAGCAAAAGATACGACATGTGTTCAAGTTGTCCTTCAAATATGGCAAGAATGAGAAACGAACAAGTAAACGAAGGCTAAATATTACTATTTTCTAAGACATTAAACTGAAAGGAAACAGCCATCATATTTCCTATGGTCCAGTGCTCTTTTGATTGCATCTTGCAAGGAAAACTCCTTAGAAAATTTCAACAGCCACCAGCTGAACAGTTGGATGaactgaaagaagaagaagaagaagaaaaaaagaacaactaAGATCAGCAAACAAATTAGAAATTTAAAATCTCTCTTAATAGCAAGAGAAGTTGGAACTTCAGTTTAGAGTATtgcgaaattttttttttttctcatatgaTCTTGGGTCCATTGTTACAGAAGACTTATACTTGCAATTGACAaattccaaaagaaaagaaaaaatacaaatcAGATGAAGTAAGAGTAAAACAAAAGCATTAGAGATCAGAAATATATAGGTAAAACCTATGTCAAATAAGGCAAATGACTAGCCCATTGAAACATCTGATAGACCAAATATTGTGAGTTACTTGAAGAGTTTGGTCTCCTATTATATAGGGGATGGAATTGATCATCCATATAGTAAAAATCGGTCATTTGAACTTTCAAATCTCACACAATAATCAAGATAGAAAACGGAATAAGCAAAGAAAACAGGAAAATTACGATCAACAAGATTTCGATATATTTCGTTATATATGCCCTTGTCTGTTCACATACCCACATAAATCCCTCTACATCAACATATGCAACAAACAAGAATCTAACTCATAAAaagtccaattttttttttggtaagagaagaCATGTTTTAACAAGTACAAGCATT
Protein-coding sequences here:
- the LOC122077492 gene encoding proteasome subunit alpha type-6-like → MLMNVTRNEFDPFAAVSSPLYQTATFKQLLWYWVLMKRMGPQLFKCYPARYFFGHKATSAGLKEQEAINFLEKKMKNDPAFSYEDTVQVLAWIFLLLIHSGIDLGTMVCELLF